The following are encoded in a window of Chloroflexota bacterium genomic DNA:
- a CDS encoding tetratricopeptide repeat protein: protein MKLRDFLQWGEQALALNHFALAEEIARYLLKQSPSNLAARTLLGQVYLETDQPAQAEEQLLQALDIDPESAPILMNFAEVLESLGRDSERLVVIRRAFENDPTRTDVKQRMLVLGREGHGDSNGNGLLTRAGLARIHLRSGLLEHAIAEFRRLLEETEIHWSAQVALMEAHWLNGDRQAASRLADEIVREHPNCLKAILLSADVRAHMGLIDQARQLLERSRQIDPDFALARALYPANGPSRLPLPSDDAEIEVPIDFLQRIEATLAAKKESEAPDARKRAAARLSARAAAEAQEGQKRILVTPAQSTETEKEETAVAEPATTSGTAPDDGDRGESSETWETLLHRLEREGAQMDEATLSALAQELEAIAASSPNKLQAWQRLGDVYQGIEQTDRAMRAYMRALDSSRVP from the coding sequence ATGAAACTAAGAGATTTCCTGCAATGGGGAGAACAGGCGCTAGCGCTGAATCACTTTGCGCTTGCGGAAGAGATAGCCCGCTATTTGCTCAAGCAGTCCCCGAGTAACCTGGCGGCGCGAACCCTGCTCGGGCAAGTCTACTTAGAAACCGATCAGCCTGCGCAGGCGGAAGAGCAGTTGCTTCAGGCGCTTGACATTGACCCGGAGAGTGCCCCCATTCTCATGAATTTCGCAGAAGTCTTGGAGTCTCTAGGGAGAGACAGCGAACGGCTCGTTGTGATCCGCCGCGCGTTTGAGAATGATCCCACCCGCACAGACGTGAAACAACGCATGCTGGTCCTCGGGCGCGAGGGTCACGGCGATTCGAACGGAAACGGGCTCTTGACCCGGGCCGGCCTCGCGCGCATTCACCTGCGCAGCGGGCTGCTGGAGCATGCAATTGCGGAGTTTCGGCGTCTATTGGAAGAGACCGAGATTCACTGGAGTGCGCAAGTCGCCTTGATGGAAGCGCATTGGCTCAATGGGGACAGGCAGGCGGCCAGTAGACTCGCCGACGAGATCGTCCGTGAGCATCCAAACTGTCTAAAGGCGATCTTGTTGTCGGCTGACGTACGGGCGCACATGGGTCTCATCGATCAAGCGCGGCAACTCTTGGAGCGATCCCGCCAGATAGACCCGGATTTCGCGCTGGCGCGCGCACTCTACCCCGCAAATGGCCCTTCACGCTTACCCTTGCCGAGCGACGATGCCGAAATTGAAGTGCCGATTGACTTCCTGCAACGAATCGAAGCAACGCTGGCTGCCAAGAAAGAATCGGAAGCGCCTGACGCACGCAAACGTGCAGCGGCCCGCCTAAGCGCGCGCGCCGCTGCAGAAGCGCAAGAAGGTCAAAAGCGAATCCTAGTAACGCCGGCCCAAAGCACCGAAACCGAGAAGGAAGAAACGGCAGTAGCGGAACCAGCGACGACGTCGGGGACTGCTCCTGACGATGGTGATCGCGGGGAGAGTTCTGAGACCTGGGAGACTCTGCTGCACAGACTGGAGCGGGAAGGTGCCCAGATGGATGAGGCCACGCTCAGTGCTTTGGCACAAGAACTTGAGGCGATTGCGGCCTCCTCCCCCAATAAGCTGCAGGCGTGGCAGCGGCTCGGGGACGTCTATCAGGGCATCGAACAGACCGACCGCGCCATGCGGGCCTACATGCGCGCGTTGGACAGTAGCCGAGTTCCGTAG
- a CDS encoding DUF4349 domain-containing protein, which yields MKRTLLLLGAVIAALAGALLVGIFALFSFAGVTQETMFLGAASQHAEESMAPADSEAAERQEMAPAAEAAPQVASSSQKLAMAAPVSVASFATDAKVIRNGALTLVVGNPATAVNEVERILAGIPGAFIATAEVRQAGDLQPTSLTLRVPAEAFDQAMAALRALAQEVLAEQTAARDVTEEYTDLDARLRNLQAAETQLLTLVEQADTVDDLLKVEKRLAEVRGEIELLQGRFNVLENRIALATIIVLLHAPPDTSVTLAAQDLPAAHAITTFALTYRNDGSVSARDGILVLRVPELLSMIDVGQGGIYLPLAREIRWNLSDVAAGSVNTVFARMRVESTENDILLQAHIQSASAEANNANNTANLTLSFAPDLTLQVEGPAAGAQGSDLPIWIYFTNAGTGDATDVTVRTTLPPGLTFVRADSGGSFDRDTGTVEWKLGLLQAGASNEVLMHARVDVAEGRLQIPISIAAEQVDAVAFNNRAEMILTALREDVSTRSVWQPGQTVESSIAALIVVAQAAVNVSIWVLVFGIPLVIVGLLGLGMWSGIRRMRRKRGG from the coding sequence ATGAAAAGAACCCTATTGCTCTTGGGAGCGGTGATTGCGGCCCTTGCTGGGGCATTGCTTGTCGGCATATTCGCGTTGTTTTCTTTTGCCGGCGTTACCCAGGAAACGATGTTCTTGGGAGCTGCTTCTCAACACGCCGAAGAATCCATGGCTCCTGCGGATAGCGAAGCAGCGGAACGGCAAGAAATGGCACCGGCGGCAGAGGCTGCGCCTCAAGTGGCAAGTAGCTCACAGAAGCTTGCAATGGCTGCCCCGGTTTCGGTCGCGAGTTTTGCCACCGATGCCAAGGTTATTCGCAATGGCGCCCTTACCCTCGTTGTGGGCAATCCCGCAACTGCCGTAAACGAAGTCGAGCGGATACTTGCAGGGATTCCGGGAGCGTTTATTGCCACTGCTGAAGTACGGCAGGCCGGGGACCTGCAGCCGACCTCGCTGACGTTGCGGGTGCCGGCTGAAGCCTTCGACCAGGCCATGGCTGCCTTGCGGGCACTTGCCCAGGAAGTTCTGGCCGAGCAAACCGCTGCCCGCGACGTTACTGAAGAATACACTGACCTCGATGCGCGTCTCCGCAACCTGCAGGCCGCTGAAACACAGCTCCTTACGCTGGTGGAACAGGCCGACACGGTAGACGACTTGCTGAAGGTTGAAAAACGTCTGGCGGAGGTGCGGGGAGAGATCGAGCTACTCCAGGGACGCTTCAATGTCCTCGAAAACCGCATAGCACTTGCGACAATCATTGTATTGCTCCATGCGCCACCGGACACTTCCGTAACACTTGCCGCTCAAGATCTTCCCGCCGCCCACGCCATTACCACTTTTGCTCTGACTTATCGCAATGACGGAAGTGTCTCGGCACGTGACGGAATCTTGGTGCTGCGCGTACCGGAACTCCTAAGCATGATCGATGTAGGCCAGGGGGGCATTTACCTTCCGCTCGCCCGTGAGATCCGTTGGAATCTCTCCGACGTCGCAGCCGGCTCCGTGAATACAGTTTTTGCTCGCATGCGCGTGGAGTCTACAGAAAACGACATACTGCTGCAGGCTCACATCCAATCGGCAAGCGCTGAGGCGAATAACGCAAACAATACAGCCAACTTAACACTGTCATTCGCACCGGACCTCACGTTGCAGGTCGAAGGCCCGGCTGCTGGCGCCCAGGGGAGCGACCTACCCATCTGGATTTACTTTACGAATGCCGGTACCGGTGATGCCACCGATGTCACTGTTCGGACGACACTGCCGCCAGGTTTGACCTTCGTCCGAGCGGATTCTGGAGGCAGCTTCGATCGTGATACAGGCACTGTGGAGTGGAAGCTCGGACTCCTACAAGCAGGCGCCAGCAATGAGGTCCTCATGCACGCTCGGGTAGACGTCGCGGAGGGTCGCTTGCAGATTCCCATTTCCATCGCTGCCGAGCAAGTTGATGCCGTTGCATTCAACAACCGGGCCGAAATGATCCTTACGGCGTTGCGAGAGGATGTCTCTACGCGATCCGTGTGGCAGCCCGGGCAGACCGTTGAATCAAGCATTGCCGCACTCATCGTCGTGGCTCAGGCTGCGGTCAACGTGTCGATTTGGGTGCTCGTATTCGGCATACCATTGGTAATCGTCGGTTTGCTTGGTCTCGGTATGTGGTCAGGCATTCGCCGCATGCGACGCAAGCGGGGAGGATAA
- a CDS encoding pitrilysin family protein gives MKEQALRRRTLPNGLRVVVLPMPHTRAATVSLFCGAGSRYEPYDLMGLSHFLEHMLFKGTLRRPDPQEIAEAIERTGGLLNASTGREATVFWAKVASQHLPIAFDILADIALNPALNPDDVERERGVILEELELYQDTPTDWVHVLMSRLLWPGHPLGEDIGGRPESIMNITRDDLSKHVEDFYRANNMVLVVAGGVDADDAFAHAEQAFGGLRKGTGPAWLPAVATQPVDRVITQAEDHSHVQLCIGGKGLSHADPDRHALELLNAALGDGLSSRLAVEVRERLGLAYDIFTYAEQYFDTGAFVITAGVDDGHLGSALAAIWEQVDRIRQEKLPAEEMDKVREFTKGRLLLSMEDSWNVASWYGSQEVLMHTTITLDEMLAIIDAITADDVLRVAQRIFIPGWAHVALVGPGLDRAAMEDLVSLWN, from the coding sequence ATGAAAGAGCAGGCTTTGCGTAGGCGCACCCTGCCCAATGGGCTGCGGGTGGTTGTATTGCCGATGCCCCATACCCGTGCCGCAACCGTCAGCCTCTTCTGTGGGGCCGGGTCTCGCTACGAACCTTACGACCTCATGGGGCTCTCCCACTTCCTGGAGCACATGCTATTTAAAGGCACTTTGCGGCGGCCTGATCCCCAGGAGATAGCGGAAGCAATCGAACGCACCGGCGGTCTCCTGAACGCGAGCACCGGTCGGGAGGCAACGGTCTTTTGGGCGAAAGTGGCGTCTCAGCATCTTCCGATTGCGTTCGATATTCTCGCCGATATTGCCCTTAACCCCGCGCTGAATCCCGATGACGTCGAGCGCGAGCGTGGTGTAATTCTTGAAGAGCTTGAGCTCTACCAAGACACGCCAACCGACTGGGTGCACGTGCTCATGTCGCGTCTGTTGTGGCCGGGGCATCCGCTCGGAGAAGATATAGGCGGTCGTCCAGAGTCCATCATGAACATCACCCGAGACGATCTGTCCAAGCATGTGGAAGACTTCTACCGCGCCAACAATATGGTGCTTGTGGTTGCGGGAGGTGTGGATGCCGATGATGCCTTTGCGCATGCGGAACAGGCATTTGGCGGTCTGCGCAAAGGAACCGGCCCCGCTTGGCTGCCTGCCGTCGCGACGCAACCCGTCGATCGCGTTATCACGCAAGCTGAGGACCATAGCCACGTGCAGCTCTGTATTGGCGGTAAAGGTCTCTCTCACGCTGACCCCGATCGCCATGCTCTGGAACTCCTAAACGCTGCGTTGGGAGATGGTTTGAGTTCACGCTTGGCGGTGGAAGTACGCGAACGGCTTGGACTGGCGTACGACATTTTTACGTACGCAGAGCAGTACTTCGACACGGGCGCATTCGTCATTACCGCCGGGGTAGATGATGGGCACTTGGGGAGCGCCCTGGCTGCCATTTGGGAGCAGGTGGATCGTATTCGGCAAGAGAAACTCCCGGCAGAGGAAATGGATAAGGTGCGCGAATTCACCAAGGGCCGGTTGCTGCTGAGCATGGAAGATAGCTGGAACGTTGCAAGCTGGTACGGCAGCCAAGAGGTGCTGATGCACACGACGATTACGTTGGACGAAATGCTCGCTATCATCGATGCCATTACGGCGGATGATGTCTTGCGTGTGGCGCAACGCATCTTCATTCCCGGTTGGGCTCACGTGGCGCTGGTAGGGCCGGGGCTTGATCGCGCAGCCATGGAAGACCTCGTGAGCTTGTGGAATTAG
- a CDS encoding stage II sporulation protein M, whose product MLKRQRLRWLGTAVCDSHGAPRDANSRFTLIRVYAQDIPALLEYNRWLMLFTAGFFFVGIVAGAALGQLYPLATESLLRVYAEQVERLGDIESISTAAILGNNLRILLLSPILATLTFGLYPLIVVTLPGVLLGMLAVQVDFAGPFQLLIGLVLVLPHGVFEIPAIMIGSALSLRLAWSFLRPVPSLSFFESVAWAAINVIKGYVFLVIPLIVIAAWVEVNVTGQIARWLIGLSAIITIPQP is encoded by the coding sequence GTGCTCAAGCGGCAGCGGCTTCGCTGGCTGGGGACTGCCGTCTGTGACTCACACGGCGCCCCCCGTGACGCGAATAGCCGGTTCACTCTGATTCGTGTCTACGCGCAAGATATCCCAGCCCTATTAGAATACAACCGGTGGTTGATGCTTTTCACCGCCGGTTTTTTCTTTGTCGGCATCGTTGCCGGAGCTGCTCTGGGGCAGCTGTACCCTCTTGCGACTGAGTCCCTTCTACGCGTCTATGCCGAGCAAGTCGAGCGTCTCGGTGACATCGAATCTATTTCCACCGCAGCAATTCTCGGCAACAACCTGCGCATTTTGCTTCTCAGTCCTATACTTGCCACGCTCACGTTCGGGCTCTACCCGCTGATCGTCGTCACACTGCCCGGTGTGCTCCTGGGCATGTTGGCTGTGCAAGTGGACTTTGCCGGTCCATTCCAGTTGCTCATTGGGCTCGTGCTCGTGCTGCCTCATGGTGTGTTCGAAATACCTGCAATCATGATCGGCAGTGCCCTCTCTTTGCGCCTCGCGTGGTCCTTTTTGCGACCGGTGCCTTCCCTCAGCTTCTTTGAGAGTGTTGCCTGGGCCGCGATCAACGTCATCAAAGGGTATGTCTTCCTCGTAATCCCTCTTATCGTGATTGCCGCTTGGGTGGAGGTGAACGTGACCGGCCAGATTGCCCGCTGGCTGATTGGCCTCAGTGCAATCATCACCATACCTCAGCCATAG
- a CDS encoding S41 family peptidase — MKRKHFLAIVLSFSLVVTVGSGAFAAGFAAGGKGGPLQPLAAVLSGVLPGVLPASPPVGQDEQWELFLQVWEIVSQEFYKQPIDQDAMMRGAIRGMLDTLGDPHTTLLDPSVSQRAREQTRQKFQGIGARIDERDGQILIHSVFNDSPAQNAGLKSGDIIVAVDGTLIEGDTVEHTALRIRGQAGTDVVLTIKRGDDEPFDVTITRAEVVIPSLTTETLSGNVGYIRLWSFGALTADELHTTLESLIDDEAPGLILDLRDNPGGLLGTAIRVTSEFLDRGTVVLYEEQAQQQRPYRVRSSGVARNIPLVVLVNERSASASEIVAGALSHYGRAVIIGERTYGKGTVQLPHDLSDGSQLRVTIARWLTPGRESISEVGIAPDIEIEADIMDSLEEDAAVQRALKELAQIASLPNVA, encoded by the coding sequence ATGAAGCGCAAGCATTTCCTAGCGATTGTCCTATCGTTCTCGCTGGTTGTGACGGTTGGCTCAGGGGCCTTTGCCGCTGGCTTTGCGGCAGGGGGCAAAGGGGGGCCATTGCAGCCATTGGCCGCAGTCCTTTCTGGTGTCCTCCCCGGCGTCTTGCCTGCTTCGCCGCCAGTCGGGCAGGACGAACAGTGGGAACTCTTCTTACAGGTCTGGGAGATTGTATCGCAAGAGTTCTATAAGCAGCCGATAGACCAGGATGCCATGATGCGCGGAGCTATTCGCGGCATGTTGGACACTCTTGGCGATCCCCACACGACGCTGCTTGATCCCTCCGTAAGCCAGCGCGCACGGGAGCAAACCCGACAAAAGTTCCAGGGCATCGGCGCGCGGATCGATGAACGAGACGGCCAGATTTTGATTCATTCGGTATTCAATGATTCACCCGCACAGAACGCCGGCCTAAAGTCCGGAGACATAATCGTGGCAGTGGATGGAACCCTAATAGAGGGCGACACGGTGGAACACACGGCGCTGCGCATTCGCGGCCAAGCCGGAACTGATGTCGTGCTCACGATTAAGCGTGGAGATGACGAGCCGTTTGATGTGACAATCACCCGTGCTGAAGTGGTAATTCCTTCGCTAACGACGGAAACGCTGTCAGGAAACGTGGGCTACATTCGGCTGTGGAGCTTTGGCGCCCTCACGGCTGACGAACTGCACACGACCTTGGAATCACTGATCGATGACGAGGCGCCCGGCCTGATCCTTGATCTGCGCGACAATCCCGGTGGCCTGCTGGGTACGGCAATACGCGTGACGAGCGAATTCTTGGACCGCGGCACAGTGGTCCTCTATGAAGAGCAAGCGCAGCAGCAACGCCCGTATCGGGTGCGCAGCAGCGGTGTGGCTCGCAACATTCCCCTTGTAGTATTGGTAAACGAGCGCAGCGCGAGCGCATCGGAAATCGTTGCCGGCGCCTTGTCCCATTACGGCCGGGCAGTAATCATTGGGGAGCGAACGTATGGCAAGGGTACGGTGCAGCTTCCCCACGACCTGAGCGATGGCTCCCAACTTCGTGTAACGATCGCGCGTTGGCTTACACCGGGAAGGGAGTCTATCTCCGAAGTTGGGATTGCTCCTGACATTGAAATTGAAGCCGATATTATGGATTCCCTCGAAGAGGATGCGGCGGTACAGCGTGCCCTGAAAGAGCTTGCGCAGATCGCTTCTTTACCCAACGTTGCCTAA
- a CDS encoding Xaa-Pro peptidase family protein has protein sequence MNSPPSSTAKRLQRVRDWLSESETDALLVSNDYNRRYVSGFTGSSGWLLISATDALLITDSRYTEQAGKQAQDFTVAPQSGQIAPLLMDLSKQHGIGRLAFESEHVSVATHDAYREAFAGEVELIGYQGSIEKLRVSKEPDEVAALQRAITIADEALAELLTWLHPGVTEQDVAWRLEILMREAGAEGLSFPSIVAAGPNGAMPHHRPGNDVIPRDTFVVMDFGCVADGYCSDMTRTVVLGTPSPEMQAIYRIVFKAQEQAAAHVRAGMTGVEADALAREIIVGAGHGDHFGHGLGHGVGLEIHEAPRLSPLAGDTPLPEGAVVSIEPGIYLPGVGGVRIEDLVLLRKDGAETLTGSPKMTFS, from the coding sequence ATGAATTCACCGCCATCTTCAACCGCAAAGCGCCTGCAGAGAGTCCGCGATTGGCTCTCAGAGTCTGAGACGGACGCGCTCCTCGTAAGCAACGACTACAACCGTCGCTACGTCTCCGGATTCACCGGTTCTTCCGGTTGGCTGCTGATTAGCGCTACCGATGCTCTCTTGATCACAGATTCCCGCTACACCGAACAGGCGGGAAAACAGGCCCAGGACTTTACGGTGGCGCCGCAGTCGGGGCAGATTGCTCCCCTGCTTATGGACCTCAGCAAGCAACACGGCATTGGGCGGTTAGCCTTCGAATCGGAGCACGTCAGTGTTGCCACACATGATGCATATCGAGAGGCGTTTGCCGGTGAAGTCGAACTCATAGGGTATCAAGGATCAATTGAGAAACTTCGCGTTTCCAAGGAGCCGGACGAGGTTGCCGCGCTCCAGCGTGCCATAACTATTGCCGATGAGGCCCTCGCTGAGCTTCTCACGTGGCTGCATCCCGGTGTTACCGAGCAGGACGTAGCGTGGCGCTTGGAGATACTGATGCGGGAGGCCGGCGCCGAGGGACTCTCTTTCCCCTCTATCGTCGCGGCCGGCCCGAACGGCGCGATGCCGCACCACAGGCCGGGAAACGACGTTATCCCCCGAGACACGTTCGTTGTTATGGACTTTGGTTGCGTTGCCGATGGGTACTGCTCCGACATGACCCGCACTGTGGTACTCGGCACTCCCTCTCCCGAGATGCAAGCAATTTACAGAATTGTCTTCAAAGCACAAGAGCAGGCGGCGGCGCACGTGCGCGCGGGCATGACCGGCGTAGAGGCCGATGCCTTGGCTCGCGAAATTATTGTGGGCGCGGGACACGGCGACCACTTCGGCCATGGTTTGGGCCATGGGGTAGGTCTGGAAATTCATGAGGCTCCCCGCCTTTCGCCCCTGGCTGGCGATACGCCTCTGCCTGAGGGCGCAGTTGTCTCTATCGAACCCGGCATTTACCTGCCCGGCGTGGGCGGTGTGCGCATTGAAGACCTGGTCTTGCTCCGCAAGGACGGCGCAGAGACACTCACCGGATCGCCAAAGATGACCTTTTCGTAA
- the tatA gene encoding twin-arginine translocase TatA/TatE family subunit has protein sequence MLGTFGWTELLIILVIIVILFGGSRIAGLGGSLGNSIREFRTAMKEEDEPSESDDEKKATDSAESKKEDDEKKEDSDQAASSEGESKKS, from the coding sequence ATGCTTGGGACATTTGGGTGGACAGAGCTCCTCATAATCCTTGTGATTATCGTCATCCTCTTCGGGGGAAGCCGGATCGCAGGTCTCGGCGGTTCGCTCGGCAACAGCATCCGCGAATTCCGCACGGCGATGAAGGAAGAGGACGAACCCAGCGAATCTGATGACGAAAAGAAGGCTACTGATTCTGCGGAATCAAAGAAGGAAGATGACGAGAAGAAGGAGGATTCGGACCAGGCTGCGAGCAGCGAGGGCGAATCCAAGAAAAGCTAG